In the Lepus europaeus isolate LE1 chromosome 18, mLepTim1.pri, whole genome shotgun sequence genome, one interval contains:
- the MTNAP1 gene encoding uncharacterized protein C17orf80 homolog isoform X1 gives MSDDQPRMEVCPFCKKPFKRLKSHLPYCKMLGATLPGDQNVQQSKPTTPACTKKVKEPLKDSMKAKGRKLENEGKNTKLIQDKPAQTDEPPPVLAIGSERASPTTKPDQDISHQTQLSFRMLKNTEPKVSFHPETEAQCYAPESARPKGGLGKELPRSEERRRSPPETKASLLAGSLEPFSSNQGRKYPSAVQTTSDLKRDTADAQRQGLLVKPLDVPVGGHHGSPKTLGEEVKGARLAAWSGERGSGGRARLSAISADGRDTETRREDTESLMLALKISPLGKTQVQQNQERGLTLGAEACGSRGSAEAGRSATEVQEWTSTSGSKTGGSATERIPRDEGPHSPVFTPREKAHSECLSVLQSRNQSLTSLAIRVLQEEKAGGTRNRVPDVGVLMGSTGPGALDRRSGQALPSGCQQSLQSAQPRVSKSPFFGHVDPGERKTLPSSMGLEWFPELYPAYLGLGVLPEKPQHWTAVVRKPPLISPEGAGHSQVPLLERSSTDMRSVEPPPSFSLKRLLGAVQQGWIRYNATVRQRGVGGITMLFTGYFLLCCRWSFRHLSKPVCVFSLNAGSRATVGTSREFSELLFLFRHPLVNELLPGDLGCTWRGGFEILFIMAFVGFDWNLHNCPCPPSNVVLGGVRSRRSTGQICVPERGQVLSLVLRSP, from the exons ATGAGTGATGATCAGCCCAGAATGGAGGTGTGCCCTTTTTGCAAGAAGCCATTTAAACGATTAAAATCCCACCTGCCGTACTGTAAAATGTTGGGAGCAACCTTACCTGGTGACCAAAATGTTCAGCAGTCTAAGCCAACTACGCCTGCATGCACTAAAAAAGTGAAAGAGCCCCTCAAAGATTCAATGAAAGCCAAAGGAAGAAAGTTAGAGAATGAGGGAAAAAATACTAAATTGATACAGGACAAACCAGCACAGACAGATGAGCCccctccagtcctggccattggctCAGAAAGAGCAAGTCCCACCACAAAGCCGGATCAAGACATCAGCCATCAAACTCAACTCTCGTTCAGAATGTTAAAAAACACTGAGCCCAAGGTCAGTTTCCACCCAGAAACCGAGGCTCAGTGTTATGCACCAGAGAGCGCAAGGCCTAAAGGAGGACTTGGCAAAGAGTTGCCTAGATCCGAAGAAAGGAGACGCAGCCCTCCAGAAACAAAAGCCTCTCTGCTGGCTGGCTCGCTGGAACCGTTTTCGTCAAATCAAGGAAGAAAATATCCCTCAGCTGTACAGACCACGTCTGACCTGAAACGGGACACAGCTGATGCCCAAAGACAGGGACTTCTGGTAAAACCACTAGATGTGCCTGTTGGTGGTCATCACGGCTCTCCAAAGACTCTCGGTGAGGAGGTTAAAGGAGCAAGGCTGGCAGCGTGGAGCGGTGAGAGAGGTTCCGGAGGAAGGGCTCGCCTCTCGGCAATCTCTGCTGATGGCAGAGACACTGAGACTCGGCGAGAGGACACAGAATCACTCATGTTAGCCCTTAAAATTAGCCCGTTAGGAAAAACCCAAGTCCAACAGAACCAAGAAAGAGGACTTACCCTTGGAGCAGAGGCCTGTGGGAGCAGAGGAAGTGCCGAGGCAGGCAGGTCTGCCACGGAGGTGCAGGAGTGGACTTCCACGAGCGGCTCCAAGACTGGCGGTTCAGCCACGGAGCGGATACCTCGAGACGAAGGCCCACATTCACCTGTGTTCACCCCAAGGGAGAAAGCGCACAGTGAGTGTCTTTCTGTCCTGCAGTCAAGGAATCAGAGTCTTACCTCTTTGGCTATCAGAGTGCTTCAagaagagaaagcaggaggaactcgGAATCGAGTCCCTGATGTAGGAGTATTAATGGGCAGTACGGGGCCGGGCGCTCTGGACCGCAGATCTGGCCAAGCCTTACCCTCTGGGTGCCAGCAGTCTTTGCAGTCAGCCCAGCCTCGCGTTTCTAAAAGCCCCTTCTTCGGTCATGTCGACCCTGGGGAGAGAAAGACCCTTCCCAGTTCCATGGGGCTGGAGTGGTTTCCAGAACTCTATCCTGCTTACCTTGGACTGGGGGTGTTGCCGGAGAAGCCTCAGCATTGGACTGCAGTGGTCCGGAAGCCTCCGCTCATCAGTCCCGAGGGGGCGGGTCACTCACAAG TTCCTTTGTTGGAAAGAAGCTCGACTGACATGAGGAGTGTGGAGCCCCCGCCCAGCTTCTCCCTAAAGAGGCTCTTGGGAGCTGTGCAGCAAG GCTGGATCAGGTACAACGCCACCGTAAGGCAGCGTGGAGTCGGTGGCATCACGATGCTCTTCACGGGATACTTCCTCCTCTGCTGTCGCTGGAGTTTCAGGCATCTGAGTAAGCCTGTCTGTGTCTTTAGCCTAAATGCCGGGTCGCGCGCCACTGTAGGCACCTCCAGGGAATTCTCTGAATTGCTTTTCCTCTTCCGACATCCCCTAGTAAATGAGCTATTGCCTGGAGATCTGGGTTGTACGTGGAGAGGAGGATTTGAGATTTTGTTTATAATGGCCTTTGTAGGATTTGACTGGAATTTACATAATTGCCCCTGTCCTCCATCTAATGTTGTCCTTGGCGGTGTGCGGTCTAGAAGGTCCACTGGCCAAATCTGCGTCCCTGAAAGAGGGCAGGTGCTGTCCTTGGTGCTACGTTCGCCCTGA
- the MTNAP1 gene encoding uncharacterized protein C17orf80 homolog isoform X3 produces MSDDQPRMEVCPFCKKPFKRLKSHLPYCKMLGATLPGDQNVQQSKPTTPACTKKVKEPLKDSMKAKGRKLENEGKNTKLIQDKPAQTDEPPPVLAIGSERASPTTKPDQDISHQTQLSFRMLKNTEPKVSFHPETEAQCYAPESARPKGGLGKELPRSEERRRSPPETKASLLAGSLEPFSSNQGRKYPSAVQTTSDLKRDTADAQRQGLLVKPLDVPVGGHHGSPKTLGEEVKGARLAAWSGERGSGGRARLSAISADGRDTETRREDTESLMLALKISPLGKTQVQQNQERGLTLGAEACGSRGSAEAGRSATEVQEWTSTSGSKTGGSATERIPRDEGPHSPVFTPREKAHSECLSVLQSRNQSLTSLAIRVLQEEKAGGTRNRVPDVGVLMGSTGPGALDRRSGQALPSGCQQSLQSAQPRVSKSPFFGHVDPGERKTLPSSMGLEWFPELYPAYLGLGVLPEKPQHWTAVVRKPPLISPEGAGHSQVPLLERSSTDMRSVEPPPSFSLKRLLGAVQQGWIRYNATVRQRGVGGITMLFTGYFLLCCRWSFRHLKLQRWRK; encoded by the exons ATGAGTGATGATCAGCCCAGAATGGAGGTGTGCCCTTTTTGCAAGAAGCCATTTAAACGATTAAAATCCCACCTGCCGTACTGTAAAATGTTGGGAGCAACCTTACCTGGTGACCAAAATGTTCAGCAGTCTAAGCCAACTACGCCTGCATGCACTAAAAAAGTGAAAGAGCCCCTCAAAGATTCAATGAAAGCCAAAGGAAGAAAGTTAGAGAATGAGGGAAAAAATACTAAATTGATACAGGACAAACCAGCACAGACAGATGAGCCccctccagtcctggccattggctCAGAAAGAGCAAGTCCCACCACAAAGCCGGATCAAGACATCAGCCATCAAACTCAACTCTCGTTCAGAATGTTAAAAAACACTGAGCCCAAGGTCAGTTTCCACCCAGAAACCGAGGCTCAGTGTTATGCACCAGAGAGCGCAAGGCCTAAAGGAGGACTTGGCAAAGAGTTGCCTAGATCCGAAGAAAGGAGACGCAGCCCTCCAGAAACAAAAGCCTCTCTGCTGGCTGGCTCGCTGGAACCGTTTTCGTCAAATCAAGGAAGAAAATATCCCTCAGCTGTACAGACCACGTCTGACCTGAAACGGGACACAGCTGATGCCCAAAGACAGGGACTTCTGGTAAAACCACTAGATGTGCCTGTTGGTGGTCATCACGGCTCTCCAAAGACTCTCGGTGAGGAGGTTAAAGGAGCAAGGCTGGCAGCGTGGAGCGGTGAGAGAGGTTCCGGAGGAAGGGCTCGCCTCTCGGCAATCTCTGCTGATGGCAGAGACACTGAGACTCGGCGAGAGGACACAGAATCACTCATGTTAGCCCTTAAAATTAGCCCGTTAGGAAAAACCCAAGTCCAACAGAACCAAGAAAGAGGACTTACCCTTGGAGCAGAGGCCTGTGGGAGCAGAGGAAGTGCCGAGGCAGGCAGGTCTGCCACGGAGGTGCAGGAGTGGACTTCCACGAGCGGCTCCAAGACTGGCGGTTCAGCCACGGAGCGGATACCTCGAGACGAAGGCCCACATTCACCTGTGTTCACCCCAAGGGAGAAAGCGCACAGTGAGTGTCTTTCTGTCCTGCAGTCAAGGAATCAGAGTCTTACCTCTTTGGCTATCAGAGTGCTTCAagaagagaaagcaggaggaactcgGAATCGAGTCCCTGATGTAGGAGTATTAATGGGCAGTACGGGGCCGGGCGCTCTGGACCGCAGATCTGGCCAAGCCTTACCCTCTGGGTGCCAGCAGTCTTTGCAGTCAGCCCAGCCTCGCGTTTCTAAAAGCCCCTTCTTCGGTCATGTCGACCCTGGGGAGAGAAAGACCCTTCCCAGTTCCATGGGGCTGGAGTGGTTTCCAGAACTCTATCCTGCTTACCTTGGACTGGGGGTGTTGCCGGAGAAGCCTCAGCATTGGACTGCAGTGGTCCGGAAGCCTCCGCTCATCAGTCCCGAGGGGGCGGGTCACTCACAAG TTCCTTTGTTGGAAAGAAGCTCGACTGACATGAGGAGTGTGGAGCCCCCGCCCAGCTTCTCCCTAAAGAGGCTCTTGGGAGCTGTGCAGCAAG GCTGGATCAGGTACAACGCCACCGTAAGGCAGCGTGGAGTCGGTGGCATCACGATGCTCTTCACGGGATACTTCCTCCTCTGCTGTCGCTGGAGTTTCAGGCATCTGA AGCTGCAGCGCTGGCGTAAGTAA
- the MTNAP1 gene encoding uncharacterized protein C17orf80 homolog isoform X4 — translation MSDDQPRMEVCPFCKKPFKRLKSHLPYCKMLGATLPGDQNVQQSKPTTPACTKKVKEPLKDSMKAKGRKLENEGKNTKLIQDKPAQTDEPPPVLAIGSERASPTTKPDQDISHQTQLSFRMLKNTEPKVSFHPETEAQCYAPESARPKGGLGKELPRSEERRRSPPETKASLLAGSLEPFSSNQGRKYPSAVQTTSDLKRDTADAQRQGLLVKPLDVPVGGHHGSPKTLGEEVKGARLAAWSGERGSGGRARLSAISADGRDTETRREDTESLMLALKISPLGKTQVQQNQERGLTLGAEACGSRGSAEAGRSATEVQEWTSTSGSKTGGSATERIPRDEGPHSPVFTPREKAHSECLSVLQSRNQSLTSLAIRVLQEEKAGGTRNRVPDVGVLMGSTGPGALDRRSGQALPSGCQQSLQSAQPRVSKSPFFGHVDPGERKTLPSSMGLEWFPELYPAYLGLGVLPEKPQHWTAVVRKPPLISPEGAGHSQGWIRYNATVRQRGVGGITMLFTGYFLLCCRWSFRHLKLQRWRK, via the exons ATGAGTGATGATCAGCCCAGAATGGAGGTGTGCCCTTTTTGCAAGAAGCCATTTAAACGATTAAAATCCCACCTGCCGTACTGTAAAATGTTGGGAGCAACCTTACCTGGTGACCAAAATGTTCAGCAGTCTAAGCCAACTACGCCTGCATGCACTAAAAAAGTGAAAGAGCCCCTCAAAGATTCAATGAAAGCCAAAGGAAGAAAGTTAGAGAATGAGGGAAAAAATACTAAATTGATACAGGACAAACCAGCACAGACAGATGAGCCccctccagtcctggccattggctCAGAAAGAGCAAGTCCCACCACAAAGCCGGATCAAGACATCAGCCATCAAACTCAACTCTCGTTCAGAATGTTAAAAAACACTGAGCCCAAGGTCAGTTTCCACCCAGAAACCGAGGCTCAGTGTTATGCACCAGAGAGCGCAAGGCCTAAAGGAGGACTTGGCAAAGAGTTGCCTAGATCCGAAGAAAGGAGACGCAGCCCTCCAGAAACAAAAGCCTCTCTGCTGGCTGGCTCGCTGGAACCGTTTTCGTCAAATCAAGGAAGAAAATATCCCTCAGCTGTACAGACCACGTCTGACCTGAAACGGGACACAGCTGATGCCCAAAGACAGGGACTTCTGGTAAAACCACTAGATGTGCCTGTTGGTGGTCATCACGGCTCTCCAAAGACTCTCGGTGAGGAGGTTAAAGGAGCAAGGCTGGCAGCGTGGAGCGGTGAGAGAGGTTCCGGAGGAAGGGCTCGCCTCTCGGCAATCTCTGCTGATGGCAGAGACACTGAGACTCGGCGAGAGGACACAGAATCACTCATGTTAGCCCTTAAAATTAGCCCGTTAGGAAAAACCCAAGTCCAACAGAACCAAGAAAGAGGACTTACCCTTGGAGCAGAGGCCTGTGGGAGCAGAGGAAGTGCCGAGGCAGGCAGGTCTGCCACGGAGGTGCAGGAGTGGACTTCCACGAGCGGCTCCAAGACTGGCGGTTCAGCCACGGAGCGGATACCTCGAGACGAAGGCCCACATTCACCTGTGTTCACCCCAAGGGAGAAAGCGCACAGTGAGTGTCTTTCTGTCCTGCAGTCAAGGAATCAGAGTCTTACCTCTTTGGCTATCAGAGTGCTTCAagaagagaaagcaggaggaactcgGAATCGAGTCCCTGATGTAGGAGTATTAATGGGCAGTACGGGGCCGGGCGCTCTGGACCGCAGATCTGGCCAAGCCTTACCCTCTGGGTGCCAGCAGTCTTTGCAGTCAGCCCAGCCTCGCGTTTCTAAAAGCCCCTTCTTCGGTCATGTCGACCCTGGGGAGAGAAAGACCCTTCCCAGTTCCATGGGGCTGGAGTGGTTTCCAGAACTCTATCCTGCTTACCTTGGACTGGGGGTGTTGCCGGAGAAGCCTCAGCATTGGACTGCAGTGGTCCGGAAGCCTCCGCTCATCAGTCCCGAGGGGGCGGGTCACTCACAAG GCTGGATCAGGTACAACGCCACCGTAAGGCAGCGTGGAGTCGGTGGCATCACGATGCTCTTCACGGGATACTTCCTCCTCTGCTGTCGCTGGAGTTTCAGGCATCTGA AGCTGCAGCGCTGGCGTAAGTAA
- the CDC42EP4 gene encoding cdc42 effector protein 4, whose product MPILKQLVSSSVHSKRRSRVDLTAEMISAPLGDFRHTMHVGRAGDVFGDTSFLNSKAGEPDGESLDEQAAASSSSKRSLLSRKFRGSKRSQSVTRGDREQRDMLGSLRDSALFVKNAMSLPQLNEKEAAERGSSKLPKSLSSSPVKKALAGEGGVEEEVGAGEGGLRRNGATGPSSPDPLLDEQAFGDLTDLPVVPKASYGLKHAESIMSFHIDLGPSMLGDVLSIMDKEEWDPEEEEEDGGDHDHEGPRGLSQAPAPTTAAPGLVRQEAGKAVPEDEGWAAAAPSPGSARSVGSHTTRDSSSLSSCTSGVLEERSPAFRGPDRARAALARQPDKEFSFMDEEEEDEIRV is encoded by the coding sequence ATGCCGATCCTCAAACAGCTGGTGTCCAGCTCCGTGCACTCCAAGCGCCGCTCCCGCGTGGACCTCACGGCCGAGATGATCAGCGCCCCGCTGGGCGACTTCCGCCACACCATGCACGTGGGCCGGGCGGGGGACGTCTTCGGGGACACCTCCTTCCTCAACAGCAAGGCAGGCGAGCCTGACGGGGAGTCCCTGGACGAAcaggccgccgcctcctcctcgtCCAAGCGCAGCCTCCTGTCCCGGAAGTTCCGGGGCAGCAAGCGGTCCCAGTCGGTGACCAGGGGCGATCGAGAGCAGAGGGACATGCTGGGCTCCCTGCGGGACTCGGCTCTCTTCGTCAAGAACGCCATGTCCCTGCCCCAGCTCAATGAGAAGGAGGCCGCCGAGAGGGGCTCCAGCAAGCTGCCCAAGAGCCTGTCCTCCAGCCCCGTGAAGAAGGCGCTGGCCGGGGAGGGCGGCGTGGAGGAGGAGGTAGGCGCGGGAGAAGGGGGTCTCCGGCGGAACGGGGCCAcaggcccctcctcccctgaCCCCCTGCTGGACGAGCAGGCTTTCGGGGACCTCACCGACCTGCCCGTGGTGCCCAAGGCCAGCTACGGGCTGAAGCACGCCGAGTCCATCATGTCTTTCCACATTGACCTGGGGCCCTCCATGCTGGGTGACGTCCTTAGCATCATGGACAAGGAGGAGTGGGacccggaggaggaggaggaggatggcggTGACCACGACCACGAGGGCCCCCGTGGGCTCAGCCAGGCCCCGGCCCCAACCACAGCAGCCCCTGGCCTGGTGAGGCAGGAAGCTGGCAAGGCTGTCCCGGAGGACGAGGGCTGGGCAGcggcggcccccagccccggctcggCCCGCAGCGTGGGCAGCCACACCACGAGGGACAGCAGCTCCCTCTCGAGCTGCACCTCGGGTGTCCTGGAAGAGCGCAGCCCGGCCTTCCGGGGGCCGGACAGGGCCCGGGCCGCTCTGGCCAGGCAGCCAGACAAGGAGTTTTCCTTCATGgacgaggaggaagaggatgagaTCCGCGTGtga
- the MTNAP1 gene encoding uncharacterized protein C17orf80 homolog isoform X2, which translates to MSDDQPRMEVCPFCKKPFKRLKSHLPYCKMLGATLPGDQNVQQSKPTTPACTKKVKEPLKDSMKAKGRKLENEGKNTKLIQDKPAQTDEPPPVLAIGSERASPTTKPDQDISHQTQLSFRMLKNTEPKVSFHPETEAQCYAPESARPKGGLGKELPRSEERRRSPPETKASLLAGSLEPFSSNQGRKYPSAVQTTSDLKRDTADAQRQGLLVKPLDVPVGGHHGSPKTLGEEVKGARLAAWSGERGSGGRARLSAISADGRDTETRREDTESLMLALKISPLGKTQVQQNQERGLTLGAEACGSRGSAEAGRSATEVQEWTSTSGSKTGGSATERIPRDEGPHSPVFTPREKAHSECLSVLQSRNQSLTSLAIRVLQEEKAGGTRNRVPDVGVLMGSTGPGALDRRSGQALPSGCQQSLQSAQPRVSKSPFFGHVDPGERKTLPSSMGLEWFPELYPAYLGLGVLPEKPQHWTAVVRKPPLISPEGAGHSQGWIRYNATVRQRGVGGITMLFTGYFLLCCRWSFRHLSKPVCVFSLNAGSRATVGTSREFSELLFLFRHPLVNELLPGDLGCTWRGGFEILFIMAFVGFDWNLHNCPCPPSNVVLGGVRSRRSTGQICVPERGQVLSLVLRSP; encoded by the exons ATGAGTGATGATCAGCCCAGAATGGAGGTGTGCCCTTTTTGCAAGAAGCCATTTAAACGATTAAAATCCCACCTGCCGTACTGTAAAATGTTGGGAGCAACCTTACCTGGTGACCAAAATGTTCAGCAGTCTAAGCCAACTACGCCTGCATGCACTAAAAAAGTGAAAGAGCCCCTCAAAGATTCAATGAAAGCCAAAGGAAGAAAGTTAGAGAATGAGGGAAAAAATACTAAATTGATACAGGACAAACCAGCACAGACAGATGAGCCccctccagtcctggccattggctCAGAAAGAGCAAGTCCCACCACAAAGCCGGATCAAGACATCAGCCATCAAACTCAACTCTCGTTCAGAATGTTAAAAAACACTGAGCCCAAGGTCAGTTTCCACCCAGAAACCGAGGCTCAGTGTTATGCACCAGAGAGCGCAAGGCCTAAAGGAGGACTTGGCAAAGAGTTGCCTAGATCCGAAGAAAGGAGACGCAGCCCTCCAGAAACAAAAGCCTCTCTGCTGGCTGGCTCGCTGGAACCGTTTTCGTCAAATCAAGGAAGAAAATATCCCTCAGCTGTACAGACCACGTCTGACCTGAAACGGGACACAGCTGATGCCCAAAGACAGGGACTTCTGGTAAAACCACTAGATGTGCCTGTTGGTGGTCATCACGGCTCTCCAAAGACTCTCGGTGAGGAGGTTAAAGGAGCAAGGCTGGCAGCGTGGAGCGGTGAGAGAGGTTCCGGAGGAAGGGCTCGCCTCTCGGCAATCTCTGCTGATGGCAGAGACACTGAGACTCGGCGAGAGGACACAGAATCACTCATGTTAGCCCTTAAAATTAGCCCGTTAGGAAAAACCCAAGTCCAACAGAACCAAGAAAGAGGACTTACCCTTGGAGCAGAGGCCTGTGGGAGCAGAGGAAGTGCCGAGGCAGGCAGGTCTGCCACGGAGGTGCAGGAGTGGACTTCCACGAGCGGCTCCAAGACTGGCGGTTCAGCCACGGAGCGGATACCTCGAGACGAAGGCCCACATTCACCTGTGTTCACCCCAAGGGAGAAAGCGCACAGTGAGTGTCTTTCTGTCCTGCAGTCAAGGAATCAGAGTCTTACCTCTTTGGCTATCAGAGTGCTTCAagaagagaaagcaggaggaactcgGAATCGAGTCCCTGATGTAGGAGTATTAATGGGCAGTACGGGGCCGGGCGCTCTGGACCGCAGATCTGGCCAAGCCTTACCCTCTGGGTGCCAGCAGTCTTTGCAGTCAGCCCAGCCTCGCGTTTCTAAAAGCCCCTTCTTCGGTCATGTCGACCCTGGGGAGAGAAAGACCCTTCCCAGTTCCATGGGGCTGGAGTGGTTTCCAGAACTCTATCCTGCTTACCTTGGACTGGGGGTGTTGCCGGAGAAGCCTCAGCATTGGACTGCAGTGGTCCGGAAGCCTCCGCTCATCAGTCCCGAGGGGGCGGGTCACTCACAAG GCTGGATCAGGTACAACGCCACCGTAAGGCAGCGTGGAGTCGGTGGCATCACGATGCTCTTCACGGGATACTTCCTCCTCTGCTGTCGCTGGAGTTTCAGGCATCTGAGTAAGCCTGTCTGTGTCTTTAGCCTAAATGCCGGGTCGCGCGCCACTGTAGGCACCTCCAGGGAATTCTCTGAATTGCTTTTCCTCTTCCGACATCCCCTAGTAAATGAGCTATTGCCTGGAGATCTGGGTTGTACGTGGAGAGGAGGATTTGAGATTTTGTTTATAATGGCCTTTGTAGGATTTGACTGGAATTTACATAATTGCCCCTGTCCTCCATCTAATGTTGTCCTTGGCGGTGTGCGGTCTAGAAGGTCCACTGGCCAAATCTGCGTCCCTGAAAGAGGGCAGGTGCTGTCCTTGGTGCTACGTTCGCCCTGA
- the CPSF4L gene encoding putative cleavage and polyadenylation specificity factor subunit 4-like protein, which translates to MQEVIAGLERFTFTFEHDVETQKGTGLLPFQGMDKSSSAVCNFYPKGPCAKETLCPFRHEHGEKTVVCKHWLRGLCKKGDHCRFLHRYDATRMPECYFYSTFGDCNNKECSFLHVKSAVKPRDCPWYDQGFCKNVGPLCKYRHTRRTMCLRYLAGFCPEGPTCQFAHPKINLALNPSYRQLINRPRTQHLLLLLQLPAPPSWQSAWFPTTRTPQ; encoded by the exons ATGCAGGAGGTCATTGCCGGCCTGGAGCGCTTCACCTTCACCTTCGAGCACGATGTGGAAACGCAGAAGGGCACGGGGCTCCTGCCCTTCCAGGGCATGGACA AGTCGAGCTCAGCTGTGTGCAACTTCTACCCTAAAGGGCCGTGCGCCAAAG AGACGCTCTGCCCCTTCCGGCACGAGCACGGGGAGAAGACGGTGGTGTGCAAGCACTGGCTGCGGGGCCTGTGCAAGAAGGGCGACCACTGCCGGTTCCTGCACCGCTACGACGCCACCAGGATGCCCGAGTGCTACTTCTACTCCACGTTCG GTGACTGCAACAACAAGGAGTGTTCCTTCCTCCACGTGAAGTCGGCTGTCAAGCCCCGGGACTGTCCCTGGTACGACCAAGGTTTCTGCAAGAATG TGG GCCCCCTGTGTAAGTACCGCCACACCCGCAGAACCATGTGTCTCCGCTACCTCGCTGGCTTCTGCCCCGAGGGACCCACCTGCCAGTTTGCCCA tcccAAGATCAATCTTGCACTCAACCCGAGTTACAGGCAG CTTATCAACCGCCCCAGGACACAgcacctcctgctgctgctgcagctccccGCGCCCCCTTCCTGGCAAAGTGCCTGGTTCCCCACCACCAG GACTCCCCAGTGA